From Cannabis sativa cultivar Pink pepper isolate KNU-18-1 chromosome 8, ASM2916894v1, whole genome shotgun sequence, a single genomic window includes:
- the LOC115699979 gene encoding uncharacterized protein LOC115699979: MHIPSWEKACLPNKLGGIGFREGKKWNIALMAKYFWDVSNKQDNLWVRWIDAIYLKGRSIWTVNFQQDASWYFKKLLRLCSIIGDDDVKAAVRRVLTDNYAKNIWNRLILPKHRFIGWQLVNEKLLTRDNISRFIVIPNENCPVCGTERETHSHLFYSCCLTQKIIKEIMSWCGYFSWPNNIRQWLSRPSNNVREHMLNAIVLATLYAVWTNRNSCVFEQECKLAEIASKEVKSTVKLRFLSCNSRRNEPLFDYIVNVMDSW; the protein is encoded by the exons ATGCATATCCCCTCTTGGGAGAAAGCTTGTCTCCCCAATAAACTTGGAGGCATCGGGTTTAGGGAAGGGAAGAAATGGAACATTGCTTTAATGGCTAAGTATTTTTGGGATGTTTCGAACAAGCAAGATAACCTATGGGTCAGATGGATTGATGCTATATATTTGAAAGGGCGAAGCATATGGACTGTCAACTTTCAGCAAGATGCTAGTTGGTATTTCAAAAAGCTTCTCCGGCTCTGCTCAATTATAGGTGACGATGATGTTAAGGCGGCGGTGAGGAGAG TACTGACTGATAATTATGCAAAGAACATATGGAATAGATTGATATTGCCAAAACACAGGTTTATTGGTTGGCAATTAGTGAATGAAAAACTGCTTACTAGAGATAATATAAGCAGATTCATTGTAATTCCTAATGAGAATTGTCCTGTTTGTGGTACTGAGAGAGAAACACATAGTCATTTATTTTATAGCTGCTGCCTCACTCAAAAGATCATCAAAGAGATTATGTCCTGGTGTGGTTATTTCAGCTGGCCAAACAACATCAGACAGTGGTTGTCCAGGCCTTCAAATAATGTTAGGGAGCATATGTTGAATGCGATTGTTTTAGCTACCTTGTATGCTGTTTGGACAAACCGAAATAGTTGTGTTTTTGAGCAGGAATGTAAGCTAGCTGAGATTGCTAGTAAAGAGGTCAAGTCGACTGTCAAGCTGAGATTTTTAAGCTGTAATAGCAGGAGAAATGAACCCCTGTTCGATTATATTGTCAATGTAATGGATAGTTGGTAA
- the LOC115699205 gene encoding uncharacterized protein LOC115699205 produces the protein MALSEEECSSAKSRSSSSAASSTSNHYLAKCVLRGSVVLQVVYGRIRSPTSLDVVFGKETSIELVVIGEDGIVQSVSEQPVFGTIKDLAVLPWKDKFSPQNPQMLGKDFLLVLSDSGKLSVLSFCNEMHRFFPVTQVHLSNPGNLRDQLGRLLAVDSSGSFIAASAYEDRLAMFSVSVSAGCDIIDKKIIYPPENGGDVSTARSIQKNNISGTIWGMCFISKDPYQPSKGHNPVLAVLLNRRNAVLNELLLLEWNIRDDDVSLLSQFVEDGPLAYDIVEVPHSYGYAIMFRVGDALLMDLRDALTPCCVYRTNLNFLPHAIEEQNFSEESIRAQHDVDDEGLFNVAACALLELRDYDPMCIDSDNSNIKISYKHACSWSWEPGNTKNPRMIFCLDTGEFFLIQLGFDLGGLRVTQSDCLYKGLQSKALLWVEGGFLAALVEMGDGMVLKLEDEKLIHNSPIQNIAPVLDMSIVDYHDEKHDQIFACCGVVPEGSLRIIQSGISVEKLLRTAPIYQGITGTWTVRMKVTDLYHSFLVLSFVEETRVLSVGLSFTDVTDSVGFQPDVCTLACGLLNDGLLIQIHQHAVRICLPTKVAHCDGVSLPSPVCKSWFPENMNINLGAVGENLIVVSTSNPCLLFILGVRMISEYNYEIYEMQHLKLKYELSCISIPQKSFERKSTNHPMDVGDESCVASLSTEVDISKSFVVGTHKPSVEVLLFDPDDGLRHLAIGTIALTNITGTTVSGCVPQDVRLVFVDRFYVLCGLRNGMLLRFEWPIASSVPTSVLPDSFVSVDIDSDFSSMSAPNSFGLQSNYIELSEKTVSGVPIDLQLIAIRRIGITPVFLIPLSGSLNADIIALSDRPWLLHTARHSLSYTSISFQSSTHVTPVCSVDCPKGLLFVAENSLHLVEMIHSKRLNVQKFNLGGTPRKVLYHSESRLLLVMRTDLTYDSCSSDICCVDPISGAVISSFKFEHGETGKSMQLVRAGNEQVIVVGTSLSSGPAIMPSGEAESTKGRLIVLCLEHAQNSDSGSMTFCSKAGSSSQRASPFREVVAYATEQLSSSSLCSSPDDNSSDGIKLEETEAWQLRLSYSLAWPGMALAICPYLERYFLASAGNIFYVCGFSNDNTRVKKYAMGRTRFMITSLTAHFTRIAVGDCRDGVLFFSYQEDTKKLEQLYCDPSQRLVADCILKDVDTAVVSDRKGSIAVLSCTDHLEDNASPECNLTVSCAYYMGEIAMSIKKGSFSYRLPADDVLNGGDLKIDSTHNTIIASTLLGSIITFIPLSREEYELLEAVQARLVIHPLTAPILGNDHNEFRRRENPTGVPNILDGDMLTQFLELTSMQQEAVLLFPLGSRDAVSSSMKSSSSPLPINQVVQLLERVHYALN, from the exons ATGGCGCTCTCGGAGGAGGAATGCTCTTCCGCCAAATCCCGATCGTCATCTTCCGCGGCCTCTTCCACCAGCAATCACTACCTCGCCAAGTGCGTCCTTAGAGGAAGTGTCGTTCTTCAAGTCGTCTATGGTCGAATCCGCTCTCCTACCTCACTCGACGTCGTTTTCGGCAAG GAGACTTCTATAGAACTGGTTGTAATAGGCGAAGATGGGATAGTGCAATCTGTGAGCGAGCAACCTGTGTTTGGCACCATTAAAGACCTTGCCGTTCTGCCCTGGAAAGACAAGTTTTCGCCTCAGAATCCGCAG ATGCTAGGTAAAGATTTTTTACTAGTTCTTTCTGATTCTGGGAAGCTCTCGGTTCTATCTTTTTGTAATGAAATGCacag ATTCTTCCCAGTGACGCAAGTTCACCTTTCAAATCCTGGAAATTTGAGGGATCAACTCGGAAGATTGCTTGCTGTTGATTCCAG TGGATCTTTCATTGCTGCAAGTGCCTATGAAGATCGATTGGCTATGTTCTCTGTTTCAGTATCTGCAGGCTGTGATATCATTGATaag AAAATAATTTATCCTCCTGAAAATGGAGGAGATGTAAGCACAGCTAGAAGCATTCAAAAGAACAATATAAGCGGTACCATATGGGGAATGTGCTTTATTTCAAAAGATCCTTATCAGCCAAGTAAGGGGCATAATCCTGTACTTGCCGTTCTTTTGAATAG gaGAAATGCAGTCCTTAATGAGCTTCTGTTATTGGAATGGAACATTAGAGATGATGATGTTTCTTTGTTATCGCAATTTGTTGAAGATGGACCTTTGGCATACGACATTGTTGAAGTTCCTCATTCCTATGGATATGCCATCATGTTCAGGGTGGGTGATGCACTCTTAATGGATCTTAGAGATGCTCTTACACCCTGTTGTGTCTATCGAACAAACTTAAATTTCTTACCCCATGCAATTGAGGAGCAGAATTTCAGTGAAGAGTCAATCAGGGCACAACATGATGTTGATGATGAAGGTTTGTTTAATGTTGCTGCCTGTGCTTTGCTGGAGCTTCGGGATTATGATCCTATGTGTATAGATAGTGACAATAGCAATATAAAGATTAGCTACAAACATGCATGTTCGTGGAGTTGGGAACCAGGAAATACTAAAAATCCGAGAATGATCTTTTGTCTAGACACTGGAGaattttttctaattcaactTGGCTTCGATTTGGGTGGTCTTAGGGTTACTCAATCTGACTGTCTTTACAAAGGATTACAATCAAAGGCGCTTTTATGGGTTGAAGGTGGCTTTCTTGCTGCTCTTGTTGAGATGGGGGATGGAATGGTTTTGAAATTGGAAGATGAAAAGCTGATTCACAACAGTCCTATTCAAAACATTGCGCCAGTACTGGATATGTCAATTGTAGATTACCATGATGAGAAACATGATCAAATTTTTGCCTGTTGTGGAGTGGTGCCAGAGGGTTCGCTAAGGATTATTCAAAGTGGTATTAGTGTAGAAAAGCTACTTAGGACAGCTCCTATCTATCAAGGCATAACTGGTACCTGGACAGTTCGAATGAAAGTTACTGATTTGTACCATTCTTTTCTTGTTCTGTCATTTGTTGAAGAGACCAGGGTATTATCAGTTGGTTTAAGCTTTACTGATGTGACTGATTCAGTTGGTTTCCAACCAGATGTTTGTACTTTGGCATGCGGCCTTTTGAACGATGGATTGCTCATCCAGATTCATCAGCATGCAGTAAGAATTTGTTTGCCCACCAAAGTTGCCCACTGTGATGGAGTCTCTTTGCCTTCTCCAGTTTGTAAGTCTTGGTTCCCTGAAAATATGAATATCAATTTGGGGGCTGTTGGAGAAAATTTAATAGTTGTCTCTACTTCCAACCCTTGTCTTCTATTCATTCTTGGGGTCAGAATGATATCAGAATACAACTATGAAATATATGAGATGCAACATCTGAAACTGAAATATGAGTTATCATGCATTTCCATTCCTCAAAAAAGTTTTGAGCGCAAAAGCACAAATCATCCCATGGACGTGGGAGATGAGAGTTGTGTGGCTTCTCTTTCAACTGAAGTTGACATCAGTAAATCTTTTGTTGTTGGCACACATAAGCCTTCAGTGGAAGTTTTGCTTTTTGATCCTGATGACGGCCTAAGACATCTTGCAATTGGAACGATTGCACTTACAAATATAACGGGAACTACTGTCAGTGGTTGTGTTCCTCAAGATGTAAGGCTTGTATTTGTTGATCGGTTTTATGTCCTTTGTGGACTTAGAAACGGGATGCTGCTTCGATTTGAGTGGCCCATTGCCTCTTCAGTTCCAACATCTGTATTACCCGACTCTTTtgtttcagtggatatagattCTGATTTTTCTAGCATGTCAGCACCAAATAGTTTTGGTTTACAAAGCAATTATATTGAATTATCTGAGAAGACAGTGAGCGGGGTTCCGATTGATCTTCAGTTGATTGCCATTCGCCGCATTGGCATTACCCCTGTTTTCCTAATTCCCTTGAGTGGCTCGCTTAATGCTGATATAATTGCTCTGAGTGACAGACCTTGGTTGTTGCACACTGCAAGGCATAGTCTCTCTTATACATCTATTTCATTTCAATCTTCAACACATGTAACTCCTGTATGCTCTGTTGATTGCCCTAAGGGTCTTTTGTTTGTAGCAGAGAACAGTCTACATTTG GTGGAGATGATTCATAGTAAGAGGCTTAATGTGCAGAAATTCAATCTTGGAGGCACTCCTCGGAAGGTCCTATATCATAGTGAAAGCAGGTTATTGCTTGTGATGAGGACTGATTTAACATATGATTCATGTTCATCTGATATATGTTGTGTGGATCCTATTAGTGGGGCAGTAATCTCATCTTTTAAATTTGAGCATGGAGAAACAGGGAAATCAATGCAGTTAGTAAGGGCAGGGAATGAGCAGGTCATTGTTGTCGGAACCAGTCTATCTTCTGGTCCAGCCATAATGCCCAGTGGCGAGGCTGAAAG TACGAAGGGCCGTCTTATTGTTCTGTGTCTTGAACATGCGCAGAACTCAGATAGTGGTTCAATGACTTTCTGTTCAAAGGCAGGGTCATCTTCTCAAAGAGCTTCACCATTTCGTGAAGTTGTTGCATATGCTACAGAACAGCTATCTAGCAGTAGCCTGTGCAGTAGCCCAGATGATAATAGCTCCGATGGAATTAAACTTGAGGAAACTGAAGCATGGCAGTTACGGTTGTCATATTCACTTGCATGGCCTGGAATGGCACTTGCTATCTGCCCTTATCTTGAGCGTTATTTTTTGGCATCTGCCGGTAATATT ttttatgtatgtggGTTTTCAAATGACAATACCCGAGTGAAAAAATATGCGATGGGGAGGACAAGGTTTATGATTACGTCTCTAACGGCACACTTCACAAGAATTGCTGTTGGTGATTGTCGTGATGGAGTCCTCTTTTTTTCTTATCAAGAA GATACTAAAAAACTGGAGCAACTTTACTGTGATCCATCCCAAAGACTAGTTGCTGATTGTATTCTCAAGGATGTTGATACTGCTGTTGTGTCAGATCGTAAGGGCAGCATTGCTGTTCTATCATGCACAGATCACTTAGAAG ATAATGCTAGTCCAGAGTGCAACTTAACAGTAAGCTGCGCCTATTATATGGGTGAGATAGCTATGAGCATCAAGAAG GGATCATTTTCGTACAGACTTCCAGCAGATGATGTATTGAATGGTGGTGACTTGAAGATTGACTCTACACATAATACTATTATTGCCAGCACTCTGTTAGGAAGTATAATAACTTTCATTCCTCTGTCAAG AGAAGAATACGAACTCTTGGAAGCTGTCCAAGCTAGATTAGTGATTCATCCATTAACTGCTCCTATTCTTGGAAATGATCATAATGAGTTTCGAAGACGAGAAAACCCA ACTGGAGTACCAAATATACTTGACGGTGATATGCTTACTCAGTTCTTGGAACTTACAAGTATGCAACAAGAGGCTGTATTATTGTTTCCTCTTGGCTCAAGAGATGCTGTAAGCTCAAGCATGAAATCATCGTCATCACCTTTACCTATCAATCAGGTTGTACAACTTCTGGAGCGAGTTCATTATGCTCTAAACTAA
- the LOC115699225 gene encoding strigolactone esterase D14: MNMDALCSHGGNVVTALNANVYGNGTRTVVLAHGFGADQTVWHYLIPYLVCYFKVVVYDLVFSPNVNHKLYNQTKYSNFNGYADDLLCLLDELNVKNTLYVGHSMSAMIGCVASIRRPELFQQLVLIGGSPRYLNGKDYNGGFERLQLSRVFKDMKTDFPNWVKRFAPIAVGLNRSAAIAQFEHSLGRMKPKIALSVAKTVFLSDLRQILPQVSVPTFIIQSEKDFVVPKSVAFFMNRKLGTPAGVKILKTEGHFPQLTAYHMVLKALKTVFHINR; this comes from the exons ATGAACATGGATGCCTTATGCAGCCATGGAGGAAATGTTGTGACAGCCTTGAATGCTAATGTTTATGGAAATGGCACCCGAACTGTAGTTCTAGCACATGGTTTTGGTGCAGACCAGACAGTTTGGCACTACCTCATTCCTTACTTAGTATGTTATTTCAAAGTTGTGGTTTATGACTTGGTTTTCTCACCCAATGTAAATCATAAGCTTTACAACCAAACAAAGTACTCGAATTTCAACGGCTATGCTGATGACCTGCTCTGCCTTCTTGATGAACTCAATGTCAAGAACACTTTATATGTAGGTCACTCTATGTCAGCCATGATTGGTTGTGTAGCTTCTATAAGAAGACCAGAACTCTTCCAACAACTTGTCTTAATAGGTGGCTCACCAAG ATATCTTAATGGGAAAGATTATAATGGTGGTTTTGAGAGGCTGCAACTCAGCAGAGTCTTCAAAGATATGAAAACCGATTTCCCAAACTGGGTTAAAAGGTTTGCTCCAATAGCTGTAGGTCTAAACAGAAGTGCTGCCATTGCTCAGTTTGAACATAGTTTGGGGAGAATGAAACCAAAGATTGCACTGAGTGTAGCCAAGACTGTTTTTCTAAGTGACCTAAGGCAGATTCTACCTCAAGTTTCTGTGCCCACTTTCATAATCCAATCCGAAAAGGATTTTGTCGTTCCAAAATCAGTTGCATTCTTCATGAATAGAAAGCTAGGCACCCCTGCTGGAGTTAAGATACTTAAAACAGAAGGTCATTTTCCTCAGCTGACTGCTTACCATATGGTTTTGAAAGCTTTGAAGACAGTTTTTCATATCAATAGATAG